Proteins from a single region of bacterium:
- a CDS encoding histidine kinase N-terminal 7TM domain-containing protein: MNFYSTTCLIAGITNLLLALFVLFNNPKRGLNIVFFLLGISLSGWSFGYLGIFFASIEDIALKWLIIPKIFVPFIPITYFHFSLIIIEDHKNSNRNIYIAGYIITLLLVIFDLLKGIIVQGVKFLPEYDFYFPGVGRFHFLFDLIFIFLIGYGTYLLYNKYRLTRDAIEKKQLLYLLIGICIGIAGGISDVFLEYSIQTYQIYPLGHLANILCDGAIIYAITNYRLMNIHVRF, translated from the coding sequence ATGAATTTTTATAGTACTACATGTTTAATTGCTGGAATTACTAATCTTTTATTAGCATTATTTGTACTCTTTAATAACCCCAAAAGAGGTTTGAATATAGTATTTTTTCTTTTAGGAATATCTCTTAGTGGGTGGAGTTTTGGATATTTAGGAATATTCTTTGCTTCTATAGAAGACATTGCTTTAAAGTGGTTGATAATTCCAAAGATATTTGTACCGTTTATTCCTATAACCTATTTTCATTTCTCTTTAATTATTATAGAAGATCACAAAAACAGTAATAGGAATATTTATATAGCAGGATATATCATTACGCTCCTTTTAGTAATCTTTGATTTATTAAAAGGGATTATAGTTCAGGGAGTGAAGTTTTTACCTGAATATGATTTTTATTTTCCTGGGGTAGGAAGATTTCATTTTCTATTTGATTTAATATTTATTTTTCTTATTGGTTATGGAACATATCTTTTATATAATAAATATAGACTTACAAGAGATGCGATAGAGAAAAAACAATTATTGTATTTACTTATAGGAATATGTATAGGTATAGCAGGTGGCATAAGTGATGTTTTTCTCGAATATAGCATCCAAACATATCAAATATATCCCTTAGGACATTTAGCAAATATCTTGTGTGATGGGGCTATAATCTATGCTATTACTAACTATAGATTAATGAATATTCATGTGAGATTTTAA
- a CDS encoding class I SAM-dependent methyltransferase: MKSIEKWLISNSIREYLWNRFEFPIVKAVIEDKIPKKAKCLEIGTGTGIGAISLVKAFPQIEIIATDFDSLQLQEAGKKIRSVKLEDKIGLEQADATNLPFPDASFDFVFAFEVLHHVVEYQKVMKEVFRVLKEGGSFFVAEIPKEVFKYVKLLFPPEVTFSKDELLNLLKEVGFKINMVRDVGKGIFFYILAKKYKN; encoded by the coding sequence ATGAAATCGATAGAAAAGTGGTTAATTAGTAACTCTATTAGAGAGTATTTGTGGAATAGATTCGAATTCCCAATTGTAAAGGCAGTGATAGAAGATAAAATCCCAAAGAAAGCTAAATGTCTTGAGATTGGCACAGGAACTGGAATTGGAGCTATATCACTTGTTAAGGCATTTCCTCAGATTGAGATAATTGCTACAGACTTTGATTCATTACAACTTCAAGAGGCAGGGAAGAAGATTAGGAGTGTTAAATTAGAGGATAAAATTGGGCTAGAGCAAGCTGATGCTACTAATTTGCCATTTCCAGATGCCTCATTTGACTTTGTTTTTGCATTTGAGGTATTACACCATGTGGTTGAATATCAGAAAGTAATGAAGGAAGTATTTAGGGTATTAAAAGAAGGTGGGAGTTTTTTTGTTGCAGAGATTCCCAAGGAGGTCTTTAAATATGTAAAGCTATTATTTCCTCCTGAAGTAACATTTAGTAAAGATGAACTACTTAATTTATTAAAAGAAGTTGGCTTTAAGATTAATATGGTACGGGATGTAGGAAAAGGAATATTTTTTTATATTTTAGCTAAGAAGTATAAAAACTGA